From Struthio camelus isolate bStrCam1 chromosome 7, bStrCam1.hap1, whole genome shotgun sequence, a single genomic window includes:
- the EGR2 gene encoding E3 SUMO-protein ligase EGR2, with amino-acid sequence MMTAKTVDKIPVTLSGFVHQLSENIYPVDDISTTLPTSVTIFPNADLGGPFDQMSGVAGDGMINVDMGDKRALDLPYGASFAPSAPASRNQTFTYMGKFSIDPQYPGAGCYPEGIINIVSAGILQGVSTPSSSSASSAASSASSASSATAASAASPNPLAGPLGCTMAQGQPADLEHLYSPPPPPYSGCGDLYPQDPSSAFLPAATGGALPFPPPPSYPSPKAAAADGGLFTMIPEYGGFFPPPQCQRELHAGPDRKPFPCPLDSLRVPPPLTPLSTIRNFTMGAPPAGAATGNAPGGGGGGGGGEGARLPAGAYSPHHLPLRPILRPRKYPNRPSKTPVHERPYPCPAEGCDRRFSRSDELTRHIRIHTGHKPFQCRICMRNFSRSDHLTTHIRTHTGEKPFACDFCGRKFARSDERKRHTKIHLRQKERKGAAAAAAAAAGCPQPAGGGGSGGAAAAGLAPCAARTRTP; translated from the exons ATGATGACTGCCAAGACCGTAGACAAAATTCCAGTGACTCTCAGTGGTTTTGTGCATCAGCTCTCTGAAAACATTTACCCCGTGGATGACATCTCTACCACACTGCCAACTTCGGTTACAATCTTCCCCAATGCCGATTTGGGAGGACCGTTTGACCAGATGAGCGGTGTGGCAGGAG ATGGCATGATCAACGTGGACATGGGCGACAAGAGAGCCCTGGACCTGCCCTACGGCGCCAGCTTCGCGCCCAGCGCCCCGGCCTCCCGCAACCAGACCTTCACCTACATGGGCAAATTCTCCATCGACCCGCAGTACCCCGGCGCCGGCTGCTACCCCGAGGGCATCATCAACATCGTGAGCGCGGGGATCCTGCAGGGGGTCAGcacgccctcctcctcctccgcctcctccgccgcctcgtccgcctcctccgcctcctcggccaccgccgcctccgccgcctccccCAACCCGCTGGCCGGGCCCCTGGGCTGCACCATGGCGCAGGGCCAGCCGGCCGACCTGGAGCACCTctactcgccgccgccgccgccctacTCGGGCTGCGGCGACCTGTACCCGCAGGACCCCTCCTCGGCCTTCCTGCCCGCCGCCACCGGCGGGGCGCtgcccttcccgccgccgccctcctacCCCTCCccgaaggcggcggcggccgacggCGGGCTCTTCACCATGATCCCCGAGTACGGCGGCTTCTTCCCGCCGCCCCAGtgccagcgggagctgcacgccggCCCCGACCGCaagcccttcccctgccccctcgACTCGCTGCGCGTCCCGCCGCCGCTCACGCCGCTCTCCACCATCCGCAACTTCACCATgggggcgccgccggcgggcgccgcTACCGGCaatgcccccggcggcggcggcggcggcggcggcggcgagggcgcccggctgcccgccggcgccTACAGCCCGCACCACCTGCCGCTGCGGCCCATCCTGCGGCCGCGCAAGTACCCCAACCGGCCCAGCAAGACGCCGGTGCACGAGCGGCCCTACCCCTGCCCGGCCGAGGGCTGCGACCGCCGCTTCTCCCGCTCCGACGAGCTCACCCGGCACATCCGCATCCACACGGGCcacaagcccttccagtgccgcATCTGCATGCGCAACTTCAGCCGCAGCGACCACCTCACCACCCACATCCGCACGCACACCGGCGAGAAGCCCTTCGCCTGCGACTTCTGCGGCAGGAAGTTCGCCCGCTCCGACGAGAGGAAGCGGCACACCAAGATCCACCTGCGCCAGAAGGAGCGCaaaggagccgccgccgccgccgccgccgccgccggctgcccgcagcccgcgggcggcggaggcagcggcggcgccgccgccgccggcctggccCCGTGCGCGGCGCGGACGCGGACGCCCTGA